One Aquarana catesbeiana isolate 2022-GZ linkage group LG06, ASM4218655v1, whole genome shotgun sequence genomic region harbors:
- the LOC141147866 gene encoding olfactory receptor 5B12-like translates to MRNQTILNEFLLSGLSDLPALQLPLFFFFLLTYLLTLIWNFLIIVLVVIDSGLHVPMYFFLGNLAGLDLCYSSLTVPRMLFDLYTNTRKITIPACITQVFYFFFFSTTEFLLLAVMSYDRYTAICQPLHYTQIMSWKVCVQLACIVWCLACTNALIHTLCGLNLKFCGSDIIESFFCDFPQLLQISCSDIYINILLIFILGGILAVCSLTLIVLSYVSIFRTVLKIKVKGKMSKVFSTCTSHLTVVFIFYCSSIFNYFRPSPNQHFAVDKVASVFYAVMTPLLNPLIYSLRNQDFRRAFYNVFRKIVYTAMGKMNLH, encoded by the coding sequence ATGAGAAATCAGACAATTTTGAATGAATTCCTTCTCTCTGGACTGTCTGATCTCCCAGCTCTTCAGCTCCCTCtatttttcttcttccttctcacCTACCTTCTGACATTAATCTGGAATTTTCTGATCATTGTCCTCGTAGTCATTGACTCTGGCCTCCATGTTCCTATGTATTTCTTCCTTGGGAACCTGGCAGGTTTGGACCTTTGTTATTCCTCATTAACCGTCCCACGAATGTTATTTGACCTTTACACCAATACAAGAAAGATTACCATACCAGCATGTATAACCCAagtcttctacttttttttcttttccactaCTGAATTTTTACTGTTGGCTGTCATGTCTTATGATCGATATACTGCCATTTGTCAACCATTACATTACACACAGATCATGAGTTGGAAAGTGTGTGTACAGTTGGCCTGCATTGTATGGTGTCTTGCTTGTACTAATGCCTTAATTCACACACTTTGTGGGTTAAATTTAAAATTTTGTGGATCAGATATTATAGAAAGCTTCTTCTGCGACTTTCCTCAGTTGCTTCAGATCTCCTGCAGTGACATCTACATCAACATTCTTTTAATTTTTATCCTGGGTGGAATCCTTGCAGTTTGCTCTCTAACACTGATCGTACTGTCCTATGTCTCTATATTCAGAACAGTCCTGAAAATAAAAGTTAAAGGTAAAATGAGTAAAGTTTTTTCTACATGTACCTCTCACCTGACAGTGGTCTTCATATTTTATTGCTCttctatttttaattattttcgGCCAAGCCCTAACCAACATTTTGCTGTGGACAAAGTGGCATCTGTCTTTTATGCAGTGATGACTCCTCTTCTCAATCCTCTGATTTACAGTCTGAGGAACCAAGATTTCAGAAGAGCATTTTACAATGTCTTTAGGAAGATTGTCTACACTGCAATGGGAAAAATGAATCTACATTAA
- the LOC141147512 gene encoding olfactory receptor 5AR1-like codes for MRNQSMLNELFLSGLSDLPSLQLPLFLFFLLIYLLTFIWNMLTIVLIVTDSHLHIPMYFFLGNLASLDLCYSSLTVPRMLFDLHTKTRKISIKVCITQLFFFIFCAGCEDSLLAIMSYDRYIAICKPLHYTQIMSWKVCVQLVSIGCCLSFTHSLVHTLYAFKLTFCGSGIIESFFCDLPQLFHISCSDIYINIQLVFLLGGIFGGGSLTVIILSYVYIFKTVLKIQAKGNRSKVFSTCNSHLTLLFMYYGSAMFSYFWQSAGHNFFGDKVLSIIYAVILPLLNPLIYSLRNQDFRTAFQRVFKKIFPQK; via the coding sequence ATGAGAAATCAGTCAATGCTAAATGAATTATTTCTCTCTGGATTGTCTGACCTTCCATCTCTTCagctccctctctttctcttcttccttctcatcTACCTTCTGACATTCATCTGGAATATGCTGACCATTGTCCTCATAGTCACCGACTCTCACCTGCATATTCCTATGTATTTCTTCCTTGGGAATCTGGCCAGTTTGGACCTCTGTTATTCCTCATTAACTGTCCCAAGAATGTTATTTGACCTTCACACCAAGACAAGAAAAATTTCCATAAAGGTGTGTATAACCCAGCTATTCTTCTTTATATTCTGTGCTGGTTGTGAAGATTCTCTATTGGCTATCATGTCCTATGATCGATATATCGCTATTTGTAAGCCATTACATTACACACAGATCATGAGTTGGAAAGTGTGTGTACAGTTGGTGTCCATTGGATGTTGTCTCAGCTTTACCCATTCTTTAGTTCATACACTTTATGCCTTCAAATTAACATTTTGTGGATCAGGTATTATAGAAAGCTTCTTCTGTGACCTTCCACAATTGTTCCATATTTCCTGCAGTGACATCTACATCAACATTCAGCTTGTCTTCCTCTTGGGTGGCATCTTTGGAGGTGGATCTCTAACAGTGATCATCCTGTCCTATGTCTATATATTCAAAACTGTTCTTAAAATCCAAGCTAAGGGAAATAGGAGTAAAGTTTTCTCTACTTGCAACTCTCACCTGACATTGTTGTTTATGTATTATGGCTCTGCAATGTTCAGTTATTTTTGGCAAAGTGCTGGTCATAATTTTTTTGGTGACAAAGTGCTGTCCATCATTTACGCGGTGATCCTTCCTCTCCTCAATCCTCTCATTTACAGTCTGAGGAACCAGGATTTTAGAACAGCATTTCAACGTGTTTTCAAGAAGATCTTTCCACAAAAATAG
- the LOC141147511 gene encoding olfactory receptor 5B12-like, translating into MRNQTFGFVLSGWSDLPALRLPLFLFFLLIYLLTIIWNLLIISLIVTDSGLHVPMYFFLGNLAGLDLCCSSVTGPRMLFDLHTKTRNITITACITQVFCFISFAASEIFLLAVMSYDRYTAICQPLHYIQIMSWKVCIQLASTVWCLGFTYSLVHTLCALRLSFCGSHIIESFFCDLPQLFQISCSDIYINILLIFLLGGFIGVGSLILTIFPYVYIFKTVLKMKVKGKRSKVFSTCTSHLTVVFVFYFSVFFNYLRPSTNNHFAADKAVSIFYTAIVPLFNPLIYSLRNQDIRTAFHNVFL; encoded by the coding sequence ATGAGGAATCAGACATTTGGATTTGTTCTTTCTGGATGGTCGGACCTTCCAGCTCTTCGGCTCCCTctgtttctcttcttccttctcatcTACCTTCTGACAATAATCTGGAATTTGCTGATCATCTCCCTCATAGTCACCGACTCTGGCCTCCATGTTCCTATGTATTTCTTCCTTGGGAACCTGGCCGGTTTGGACCTCTGTTGTTCCTCAGTCACCGGCCCACGAATGTTGTTTGACCTTCACACCAAGACAAGAAATATTACAATAACGGCTTGTATAACCCAAGTCTTCTGTTTTATATCCTTTGCCGCCTCTGAGATTTTTCTTTTGGCTGTCATGTCCTATGATCGATATACCGCCATTTGTCAGCCATTACATTACATACAGATCATGAGTTGGAAAGTGTGTATACAGTTGGCCTCCACTGTGTGGTGTCTCGGTTTTACCTATTCTTTGGTTCACACACTTTGTGCCTTAAGATTATCATTCTGTGGCTCACATATTATAGAAAGCTTCTTTTGTGACCTGCCCCAGTTGTTTCAGATCTCCTGCAGTGACATCTACATCAACATTCTGCTCATCTTTCTCTTGGGTGGGTTCATTGGAGTTGGGTCTCTGATACTGACCATCTTCCCCTATGTCTATATATTCAAAACTGTCCTGAAAATGAAAGTTAAAGGTAAAAGGAGTAAAGTTTTCTCTACATGTACCTCTCACCTGACAGTGGTCTTcgtattttatttttctgttttttttaattatcttcgCCCAAGTACTAATAATCATTTTGCTGCTGATAAAGCGGTGTCCATCTTTTACACCGCAATTGTTCCTCTCTTCAATCCTCTGATATACAGTCTGAGGAACCAAGATATCAGGACAGCTTTTCACAATGTTTTTTTATAG